A part of Augochlora pura isolate Apur16 chromosome 1, APUR_v2.2.1, whole genome shotgun sequence genomic DNA contains:
- the LOC144478525 gene encoding mitochondrial import inner membrane translocase subunit Tim13, protein MDSLSSLSPGSLTSSQRDELMDQIKQQIAVANAQELLTKMTEKCFKKCIYKPGTSLDSSEQKCVAMCMDRYMDAFNLVSKAYSERLQRERNRM, encoded by the exons ATGGATTCCTTATCGTCTTTATCACCCGGCTCATTAACAAGTTCCCAACGAGATGAACTTATGGATCAAATTAAACAACAAATCGCTGTTGCAAACGCACAGGAGTTACTTACG aaaatgacAGAGAAATGCTTCAAAAAGTGTATATACAAGCCAGGTACGTCGCTGGATAGCTCCGAACAG AAATGTGTAGCAATGTGTATGGACCGATATATGGATGCATTTAATCTTGTATCAAAAGCATATAGTGAACGACTACAAAGAGAGCGTAATAgaatgtaa
- the LOC144478519 gene encoding sugar transporter SWEET1 has translation MGLEDYKEIVGTCASITTIGHMLSGTLICKDIYQKGSSKGFDPMPFLGGIGMCTLMLQYAFIVRDPAMVNVNVFGLLANAAYMAVYYYYSSQTKDTLALIGKATAFVAVFLAYAQVESPEKIEFRFGIIVTALLLLLIMSPLFHLGEIIRTKNTDMLPFPIIFMGTLVTFQWLLYGIIINNSFVIFQNVIGFLLSLAQLSLFVIFPSKSKAKSNNQEKMD, from the exons ATGGGTTTAGAGGATTACAAGGAAATTGTGGGTACATGTGCCTCGATTACCACAATTGGCCACATGTTATCTGGCAC attaatatgcaaggatatttACCAGAAGGGATCATCAAAGGGTTTTGATCCAATGCCATTCCTGGGAGGTATTGGAAT GTGTACTTTGATGCTTCAATATGCATTCATTGTAAGAGATCCTGCAATGGTTAATGTTAACGTTTTTGGATTACTTGCAAATGCAGCATATATGGCTGTGTATTACTATTACTCATCCCAAACG aaGGACACACTTGCTTTAATAGGCAAGGCTACAGCCTTTGTCGCAGTCTTCCTTGCATATGCTCAAGTGGAAAGCCCTGAGAAGATTGAATTCCGATTTGGTATAATCGTGACGGCACTATTACTCCTTTTAATCATGTCTCCACTTTTCCATCTT GGAGAGATAATAAGGACGAAAAATACAGATATGCTTCCGTttcctataatttttatgggaaCGCTTGTTACTTTCCAGTGGCTGTTAtatggaattataattaataactcattTGTTATC tTTCAGAACGTAATCGGTTTTCTCCTTTCTTTGGCACAATTGTCGTTGTTCGTAATATTTCCGTCTAAATCGAAAGCAAAATCTAATAACCAAGAAAAGATGGACTAA